The Coleofasciculus sp. FACHB-1120 genome has a segment encoding these proteins:
- a CDS encoding CHAT domain-containing protein codes for MRLQIRLLSAIALLTSAATPFALNFPTPFFTTQALAQTSDARKAEADRLLQQGIQQYQTSQFEAALQSWQQALSLYREIKDRLGEGNALGNLGLAYSSLGDYVKAIEYQQQRLAISKGIKDRLGEGISLSNLGITYRSLGDYAKAIDYQQQSLAIMWEIKDRWREGQSLANLGNAYYSLGDYAKAIDYQQQSLAIMQEIKDRLGEGASLGNLGMAYYSLGDYAKAIDSHHQSLAIAREIKNRFGEAASLGNLGNVYSSLGNYAKAIDYLQQRLTIVREIKDRLGEGGSLNNLGLNFQKSGNLAQAEKTLRAGIKVWESLRERLGGNDAYKVSIFEQQALTYGLLQQVLIAQNQPTTALEISERGRARAFVELLATRFSSRSSTQPNISTSPLNIQEIQQISKQKNATLVEYSIIYDDFKKIQGKQEFYESELYIWVIPPSGEVSFRRVDLKPLSQQQNTSLAELVINSRESIGVRGRGGIEVSLIDDVSQTERLQQLHQLLIQPIAELLPADPNARVIFIPQESLFLVPFAALQDANKKYLIEQHTILTAPSIQVLALTRQQRQRVPVPAKDVLVVGNPTMPSVAPKIGEKPTQLPPLPGAEKEAIEIARLLNTTALIGNQATESAVVQRLPTAKMIHLATHGLLDDFQGLGIPGAIALTPAGKDDGFLTASEILNLKLNAELVVLSACDTGRGKVTGDGVIGLSRSLITAGVPSVIVTLWAIPDNPSALLMTQFYRNLQQNSDKAQALRSAMLTTMKQYPNQPSAWAAYTLIGEAE; via the coding sequence GTGCGTCTCCAAATCAGACTACTCAGTGCGATCGCTCTTCTAACATCTGCTGCAACGCCGTTCGCGCTTAATTTTCCAACGCCATTCTTCACAACACAGGCGTTAGCGCAAACTTCAGATGCACGGAAAGCGGAAGCTGACCGACTATTGCAGCAAGGGATTCAGCAGTATCAGACCAGTCAATTTGAGGCGGCATTACAGTCTTGGCAACAGGCACTAAGTCTTTATCGAGAAATTAAAGACCGTTTGGGGGAGGGGAATGCGTTGGGTAATCTGGGACTTGCTTACTCTTCCCTGGGAGATTACGTCAAGGCGATTGAGTACCAGCAGCAGCGCTTGGCAATCTCTAAGGGTATCAAAGACCGTTTAGGGGAGGGGATATCTCTAAGCAATCTGGGAATTACTTATCGTTCCCTAGGAGATTATGCCAAGGCAATTGATTACCAGCAGCAGAGTTTGGCAATCATGTGGGAAATCAAAGACCGTTGGCGGGAGGGGCAATCTCTAGCCAATCTGGGAAATGCTTACTATTCTCTGGGAGATTACGCCAAGGCAATTGATTACCAGCAGCAGAGTTTAGCAATCATGCAGGAAATCAAAGACCGTTTGGGGGAGGGGGCATCCCTAGGCAATCTGGGAATGGCTTACTATTCCCTAGGAGATTACGCTAAGGCGATTGACTCCCATCATCAGAGTTTGGCAATCGCACGGGAGATTAAAAATCGTTTCGGGGAGGCGGCATCCCTAGGCAATCTGGGAAATGTTTACTCTTCCCTGGGAAATTACGCCAAAGCAATTGATTACCTACAGCAGCGTTTGACAATCGTGCGGGAAATCAAAGACCGTTTAGGGGAGGGGGGATCTCTGAACAATCTGGGACTTAATTTTCAGAAATCGGGCAACCTTGCTCAAGCCGAAAAAACCCTTCGCGCTGGAATCAAAGTCTGGGAATCTCTCCGGGAGCGATTGGGTGGCAATGATGCTTACAAAGTGTCAATTTTTGAGCAGCAAGCTCTCACCTATGGCCTGCTGCAACAAGTCCTGATTGCCCAAAATCAACCCACTACTGCTCTAGAAATTTCTGAAAGGGGTCGTGCCAGAGCATTTGTGGAGCTACTAGCGACACGCTTCTCCTCCCGTTCCTCTACTCAACCAAATATCTCTACCAGTCCACTCAACATCCAGGAAATTCAACAAATCTCCAAACAAAAAAATGCCACACTGGTTGAATATTCGATTATTTATGACGACTTCAAGAAGATTCAGGGTAAACAAGAATTTTATGAATCAGAACTCTATATCTGGGTAATCCCACCCTCAGGCGAAGTATCATTCCGTCGTGTTGACCTCAAACCCCTGTCGCAGCAACAAAATACAAGCCTTGCAGAACTTGTTATCAACAGCCGTGAATCTATCGGTGTCAGAGGTCGTGGTGGTATCGAAGTATCGCTGATAGATGATGTCAGCCAAACCGAACGCTTACAGCAACTCCACCAACTACTCATTCAACCCATTGCAGAACTCCTGCCTGCTGACCCCAATGCTCGTGTTATCTTCATCCCTCAAGAATCGTTGTTCTTAGTTCCCTTTGCTGCCCTCCAAGATGCCAACAAAAAATACTTAATCGAGCAACACACTATCCTCACGGCTCCCTCGATTCAGGTACTGGCGTTAACCCGTCAGCAACGACAACGGGTTCCAGTGCCCGCCAAGGATGTGCTAGTGGTTGGCAATCCCACGATGCCTAGCGTTGCGCCTAAGATTGGCGAAAAACCAACTCAACTGCCTCCGCTACCGGGTGCCGAGAAGGAAGCGATTGAGATTGCTCGTCTCCTAAATACGACTGCCCTCATCGGTAATCAAGCCACTGAATCTGCGGTTGTTCAGAGGCTACCCACCGCCAAGATGATTCACCTGGCGACTCACGGATTGCTGGATGATTTTCAAGGGTTGGGGATACCAGGTGCGATCGCGCTAACTCCTGCTGGAAAAGATGACGGGTTCCTCACTGCTAGCGAAATCCTGAATCTCAAGCTCAATGCCGAGTTAGTTGTCTTGAGTGCTTGCGATACTGGGCGAGGTAAAGTGACTGGCGATGGTGTGATTGGATTGTCTCGTTCTTTAATTACTGCGGGTGTCCCCAGTGTTATCGTCACTTTGTGGGCAATACCGGATAATCCTTCGGCTTTGTTGATGACCCAATTTTATCGAAATTTGCAACAAAACTCGGATAAAGCGCAAGCTTTGCGAAGCGCAATGCTAACGACGATGAAACAATATCCCAACCAGCCCAGCGCTTGGGCCGCCTACACGTTGATTGGGGAAGCTGAATAA